A stretch of the bacterium genome encodes the following:
- the lpdA gene encoding dihydrolipoyl dehydrogenase, with protein MKYDLAVIGSGPGGYVAAIRAAQLNMKVAVIERYPTLGGTCLNVGCIPSKALLDSSELYHTAEKHFSTHGIGVGSLKLDWDTMRARKDKVVEDNVKGVAYLMKKNKIDVITGHATLVGMGTISVAAADGKHSEVSFTNVILATGSKPADLPFAKIDKERIISSTEALALKSVPKELVIIGAGVIGCEMGSVFARLGTKVRIVEFLNSAIPTMDGTMGKELGKSLKNLGIELYLGHKVKSVETKGKKVKVVAESVSGEDVELPGDYCLMAVGRRPFTEKLGLESVKISTDNRGFIKVNEQLETAYPGIYAIGDVIGGAMLAHKAEEEGVFVAERLAGQKPHINYRAIPWVVYTWPEVAGVGFTEEELKQSGREYKVGSFSYRALGRARAANETEGVVKVLADKKNDEILGVHMFGARAADMIAEAVVAIEFRASAEDIARMSHAHPTFTEAMREACLAATENRSIHS; from the coding sequence ATGAAATACGATCTTGCAGTCATCGGGTCAGGACCCGGCGGCTACGTAGCAGCAATTCGCGCAGCACAGCTCAACATGAAAGTTGCCGTCATCGAGCGTTACCCAACACTTGGCGGCACCTGCCTGAACGTGGGATGCATTCCATCGAAAGCATTGCTCGATTCATCAGAGCTTTATCACACTGCGGAGAAGCACTTTTCAACTCACGGAATCGGTGTGGGTTCATTGAAGCTTGATTGGGATACTATGCGTGCCCGCAAGGATAAAGTCGTGGAAGACAATGTCAAGGGTGTCGCATACCTGATGAAGAAGAACAAGATTGACGTCATAACTGGACATGCCACGCTGGTCGGCATGGGCACGATAAGTGTTGCTGCGGCGGATGGCAAGCATTCCGAGGTTTCCTTCACGAACGTTATCTTGGCAACCGGCTCGAAGCCCGCCGATCTGCCCTTTGCGAAGATTGACAAGGAGCGCATAATCAGTTCCACTGAAGCACTCGCGCTGAAATCGGTGCCGAAGGAATTGGTCATCATCGGCGCGGGTGTAATCGGATGCGAGATGGGCTCCGTGTTTGCGCGTCTTGGGACAAAGGTGAGAATTGTCGAGTTCTTGAACTCCGCAATCCCGACCATGGACGGCACAATGGGCAAGGAGTTGGGCAAGTCGCTGAAGAATCTTGGTATTGAGCTTTACCTCGGTCACAAGGTGAAATCGGTTGAAACCAAGGGCAAGAAGGTGAAAGTGGTCGCTGAGTCCGTGAGCGGCGAGGACGTTGAATTGCCGGGTGATTACTGTCTGATGGCCGTAGGACGCAGGCCCTTCACGGAAAAGCTCGGGCTTGAGAGCGTAAAGATTTCGACTGACAATCGGGGATTCATAAAGGTCAACGAGCAGCTTGAGACTGCTTATCCGGGCATCTATGCAATCGGCGATGTTATTGGCGGCGCGATGCTTGCACACAAGGCGGAAGAGGAAGGCGTATTTGTGGCGGAACGACTGGCCGGTCAGAAGCCGCATATTAATTACAGGGCAATTCCGTGGGTAGTCTACACATGGCCGGAAGTCGCGGGCGTGGGTTTCACAGAGGAAGAATTGAAGCAATCGGGGCGTGAGTACAAAGTAGGCAGTTTCTCCTATCGGGCCTTAGGACGCGCTCGGGCTGCCAATGAAACCGAGGGCGTCGTGAAAGTGCTCGCCGACAAGAAGAATGATGAGATACTTGGCGTGCACATGTTTGGTGCACGGGCAGCTGATATGATAGCCGAGGCGGTTGTTGCAATTGAGTTCCGCGCAAGTGCGGAAGATATTGCACGCATGTCCCACGCGCATCCCACGTTCACAGAGGCAATGCGTGAGGCATGTCTGGCCGCAACAGAGAACCGCTCGATCCACTCGTAA